The following proteins are co-located in the Gavia stellata isolate bGavSte3 chromosome 36, bGavSte3.hap2, whole genome shotgun sequence genome:
- the LOC104258112 gene encoding interferon-induced protein with tetratricopeptide repeats 1-like, translating into MSNEQLKEKLDTLQCHFTWHLGVTGHAEPTHILQKLAVEIRHTPYQNQAALLGLQAYLYQLKGQNKEALQSLKDAEEHERQDGQQAAAAASLIIYGNYAWIHYLQASYQEAESYLEQIQELCPTPWDARLIPYIQAQKGWSLLAIRARNGERARECFEVALMLEPGNRYFHAGLGVALYSSWSYFWYPDIASKAIIQLERTVLEQPDNYRAKIYLAKLLEQADIERSIGLIEESAEKSSDPDVLKASALFFLRRSTERAIEILQRALQQDPGYHLLHQALAKCYKIQWLNAKKEDKNNILEAAINDLEQTLQKYPDLDLVFVKLQLAEFYGTRDPAQEEKIYKELQERKDTLSPKGHQALSLYWGKFFLYKKKSLNEAKAKFMDGYKIPMLTEERKECARRLTKMAWHCHSEEADAIYRFIQETDRHLPAEFAGTNLD; encoded by the exons ATGAG CAACGAGCAACTGAAGGAAAAGTTGGATACCCTTCAATGCCATTTCACCTGGCATTTGGGTGTAACAGGCCATGCCGAACCTACACACATCCTGCAGAAGCTAGCTGTTGAAATCAGGCACACGCCCTACCAAAACCAGGCAGCActcctggggctgcaggcatACCTGTACCAGCTGAAAGGCCAGAACAAAGAAGCTCTGCAAAGCCTTAAAGATGCTGAAGAGCACGAGAGACAAGatgggcagcaggcagctgctgctgcttctttgatTATCTATGGGAATTATGCTTGGATTCACTACCTTCAGGCTTCTTATCAGGAGGCTGAAAGCTATCTGGAACAAATTCAGGAGCTCTGCCCAACTCCTTGGGATGCACGGCTGATCCCGTATATCCAGGCCCAGAAAGGCTGGTCCCTCTTGGCTATCAGAGCCCGTAACGGGGAACGGGCAAGAGAGTGCTTTGAGGTGGCATTGATGCTTGAACCAGGGAACAGATATTTCCATGCTGGGCTCGGAGTGGCTCTTTATTCCTCCTGGAGTTACTTCTGGTATCCTGATATTGCAAGTAAAGCCATAATCCAATTGGAAAGAACTGTCCTTGAGCAGCCAGATAACTACAGAGCCAAAATATATTTAGCCAAGCTACTTGAACAAGCGGATATAGAAAGATCAATTGGCTTGATAGAAGAAAGTGCAGAGAAAAGCTCTGACCCCGATGTCCTCAAAGCTTCAGCTTTGTTCTTCCTGCGACGGTCTACAGAGAGAGCAATTGAGATATTACAGCGAGCCCTGCAGCAGGATCCAGGTTACCACCTTCTCCACCAAGCCTTGGCCAAGTGCTATAAGATACAGTGGCTTAATGCAAAGAAGGAAGACAAGAACAACATATTGGAGGCAGCCATCAACGACCTCGagcaaactcttcagaaatatCCAGACCTTGACCTCGTGTTCGTAAAGCTGCAGTTAGCAGAGTTCTATGGCACAAGAGACCCAGCACAGGAAGAGAAGATCTACAAGGAGTTGCAGGAGAGAAAGGACACCCTGAGCCCCAAAGGCCATCAAGCCCTTAGTCTTTACTGGGGAAAGTTCTTCCTCTATAAGAAGAAGTCACTTaatgaagcaaaagcaaagtttATGGATGGTTACAAAATTCCCATGCtgacagaagagaggaaggagtgTGCACGGAGGCTGACAAAGATGGCTTGGCACTGCCACAGCGAGGAGGCTGATGCTATCTACCGCTTCATCCAAGAGACTGACCGCCACCTGCCTGCGGAATTTGCTGGAACCAATCTAGACTGA
- the RACGAP1 gene encoding rac GTPase-activating protein 1 isoform X1, with amino-acid sequence MQLNLELKMETVMLNLRSLYDQLTRQAEVLSEGNECQFIQLAKNFEEYRRKLQKTEHELGRYKELLMKTEAERSALDVKLKHARNQVDVEIKRRQKAETDCEKLERQIQLIRELLMCDASGSIQLSEEQKSALAFLNRPQVSIGGSGNKRLSTIDESGSILSDISFDKTDESLDWDSSVVKAVRLKRREKRRSSRQFIEGPPGPQKKTRSIGSTVDQGNESIVAKTTLMVPNDGGPIEAISTIQTVPYSLRSRRKSGPLQPWSSESSIGSKQLEYKPETDGSGTPQSNGGVRLHEFVSKTVIKPESCVPCGKRVKFGKISLKCRDCRVVAHPECRDRCPLPCIPTLTGTPVRIGEGTLMDFVPSTPPMIPSILVHCVNEIEQRGLHETGLYRISGCDKTVRELKEKFLRAKNVPLLSKVDDIHAICGLLKDFLRSLKEPLLTFRLNKTFMEAAEILDEDNSVAAMYQAVGELPQANRDTLAFLMIHLQRVAQSPETKMDITNLAKVFGPTIVAHAVPDPDPMTLLQDTKRQPKVVERLLLLPMDYWSQLMMVDQENIDPAHVIENINAYATPQTPDVKVSMLGPLTTPEQQLSKTPSSSSLSQRVRSTFSKTTPKFGSKSKSTTQLGHQGNFFASPMLK; translated from the exons ATGCAGCTAAACTTAGAACT GAAGATGGAGACTGTGATGCTGAACTTACGGAGTCTGTATGATCAACTTACGCGCCAGGCTGAAGTTTTAAGCGAAGGAAACGAATGCC AGTTTATTCAGTTAGCGAAGAACTTTGAAGAGTATCGGAGAAAATTGCAGAAAACGGAGCATGAGCTTGGCAGGTACAAAGAACTTCTCATGAAAACTGAAGCTGAACGTAGTGCTTTGGATGTGAAGCTGAAACATGCTCGCAATCAAGTGGACGTGGAGATCAAACGAAGGCAAAAAGCTGAAACGGACTGTGAAAAGCTG GAGCGGCAAATACAACTGATTCGAGAGCTGCTCATGTGTGATGCATCTGGGAGTATTCAGCTAAGTGAAGAACAGAAGTCTGCCCTCGCCTTTCTTAACAGGCCACAGGTTTCTATAGGGGGTTCAGGCAACAAAAG gctgTCTACAATAGATGAATCTGGCTCAATTCTGTCAGACATCAGCTTTGACAAGACCGATGAGTCACTG GACTGGGATTCCTCTGTGGTGAAAGCTGTCAGactgaaaaggagagagaagcgG CGGTCTTCCAGGCAGTTCATCGAAGGCCCACCAGGTCCTCAGAAGAAAACCAGATCAATTGGCTCCACAGTGGACCAG GGAAATGAATCCATAGTAGCAAAGACAACTCTTATGGTCCCCAATGATGGCGGCCCAATTGAAGCTATCTCTACTATCCAGACTGTGCCTTATAGTCTGAGAAGCCGAAGAAAGAGTG gCCCTTTGCAGCCTTGGAGCAGCGAGTCAAGCATAGGCAGTAAGCAGCTGGAATACAAACCAGAGACTGATGGCTCTGGCACCCCGCAGAGCAATGGGGGAGTGAGGCTGCATGAATTTGTTTCAAAGACG GTTATCAAGCCAGAATCGTGTGTTCCATGCGGAAAGAGagtaaaatttggaaaaatttctctGAAGTGCAGAGACTGCCGTGTGGTTGCTCATCCAGAGTGTCGGGATCGCTGTCCTCTTCCCTGTATCCCCACTTTGACAGGGACTCCTGTCAGGATTGGAGAG GGGACCCTGATGGACTTTGTCCCTTCTACTCCTCCAATGATCCCTTCCATCTTAGTGCACTGTGTTAATGAGATCGAGCAGCGAGGGCTGCATGAG ACAGGCCTTTACCGGATATCTGGCTGTGACAAGACAGTGAGGGAACTGAAAGAGAAGTTTCTTAGAGCAAAAAATGTTCCTCTGCTCAGTAAAGTGGACGATATCCATGCTATCTGTGGCCTTCTCAAGGACTTTCTACGCAGCCTGAAAGAACCCCTTCTCACTTTCCGGTTAAACAAGACTTTTATGGAAGCTGCAG aaatCTTGGATGAGGACAACAGTGTTGCTGCTATGTACCAAGCAGTTGGTGAACTTCCTCAGGCCAATAGGGACACCCTAGCTTTCCTCATGATCCACCTGCAGAG ggTGGCTCAGAGCCCGGAGACTAAAATGGACATTACCAACTTGGCCAAAGTCTTTGGCCCCACAATAGTTGCCCATGCGGTACCTGATCCTGACCCGATGACACTCTTGCAAGACACTAAGCGACAGCCTAAG GTAGTGGAGcgacttctgctgctgcctatGGACTACTGGAGCCAGTTGATGATGGTGGACCAAGAAAACATTGACCCAGCGCACGTAATTGAGAACATCAATGCCTATGCCACTCCACAGACACCAGATGTTAAAG TGAGCATGCTTGGACCTCTCACCACTCCAGAACAGCAGCTCTCCAAGACGCCGTCATCTAGCTCCCTGTCCCAGAGGGTCCGTTCTACCTTCAGCAAAACCACCCCCAA ATTTGGGAGCAAAAGCAAGTCAACAACCCAGCTTGGGCATCAGGGCAACTTCTTTGCCTCTCCTATGCTGAAATGA
- the RACGAP1 gene encoding rac GTPase-activating protein 1 isoform X2 produces the protein METVMLNLRSLYDQLTRQAEVLSEGNECQFIQLAKNFEEYRRKLQKTEHELGRYKELLMKTEAERSALDVKLKHARNQVDVEIKRRQKAETDCEKLERQIQLIRELLMCDASGSIQLSEEQKSALAFLNRPQVSIGGSGNKRLSTIDESGSILSDISFDKTDESLDWDSSVVKAVRLKRREKRRSSRQFIEGPPGPQKKTRSIGSTVDQGNESIVAKTTLMVPNDGGPIEAISTIQTVPYSLRSRRKSGPLQPWSSESSIGSKQLEYKPETDGSGTPQSNGGVRLHEFVSKTVIKPESCVPCGKRVKFGKISLKCRDCRVVAHPECRDRCPLPCIPTLTGTPVRIGEGTLMDFVPSTPPMIPSILVHCVNEIEQRGLHETGLYRISGCDKTVRELKEKFLRAKNVPLLSKVDDIHAICGLLKDFLRSLKEPLLTFRLNKTFMEAAEILDEDNSVAAMYQAVGELPQANRDTLAFLMIHLQRVAQSPETKMDITNLAKVFGPTIVAHAVPDPDPMTLLQDTKRQPKVVERLLLLPMDYWSQLMMVDQENIDPAHVIENINAYATPQTPDVKVSMLGPLTTPEQQLSKTPSSSSLSQRVRSTFSKTTPKFGSKSKSTTQLGHQGNFFASPMLK, from the exons ATGGAGACTGTGATGCTGAACTTACGGAGTCTGTATGATCAACTTACGCGCCAGGCTGAAGTTTTAAGCGAAGGAAACGAATGCC AGTTTATTCAGTTAGCGAAGAACTTTGAAGAGTATCGGAGAAAATTGCAGAAAACGGAGCATGAGCTTGGCAGGTACAAAGAACTTCTCATGAAAACTGAAGCTGAACGTAGTGCTTTGGATGTGAAGCTGAAACATGCTCGCAATCAAGTGGACGTGGAGATCAAACGAAGGCAAAAAGCTGAAACGGACTGTGAAAAGCTG GAGCGGCAAATACAACTGATTCGAGAGCTGCTCATGTGTGATGCATCTGGGAGTATTCAGCTAAGTGAAGAACAGAAGTCTGCCCTCGCCTTTCTTAACAGGCCACAGGTTTCTATAGGGGGTTCAGGCAACAAAAG gctgTCTACAATAGATGAATCTGGCTCAATTCTGTCAGACATCAGCTTTGACAAGACCGATGAGTCACTG GACTGGGATTCCTCTGTGGTGAAAGCTGTCAGactgaaaaggagagagaagcgG CGGTCTTCCAGGCAGTTCATCGAAGGCCCACCAGGTCCTCAGAAGAAAACCAGATCAATTGGCTCCACAGTGGACCAG GGAAATGAATCCATAGTAGCAAAGACAACTCTTATGGTCCCCAATGATGGCGGCCCAATTGAAGCTATCTCTACTATCCAGACTGTGCCTTATAGTCTGAGAAGCCGAAGAAAGAGTG gCCCTTTGCAGCCTTGGAGCAGCGAGTCAAGCATAGGCAGTAAGCAGCTGGAATACAAACCAGAGACTGATGGCTCTGGCACCCCGCAGAGCAATGGGGGAGTGAGGCTGCATGAATTTGTTTCAAAGACG GTTATCAAGCCAGAATCGTGTGTTCCATGCGGAAAGAGagtaaaatttggaaaaatttctctGAAGTGCAGAGACTGCCGTGTGGTTGCTCATCCAGAGTGTCGGGATCGCTGTCCTCTTCCCTGTATCCCCACTTTGACAGGGACTCCTGTCAGGATTGGAGAG GGGACCCTGATGGACTTTGTCCCTTCTACTCCTCCAATGATCCCTTCCATCTTAGTGCACTGTGTTAATGAGATCGAGCAGCGAGGGCTGCATGAG ACAGGCCTTTACCGGATATCTGGCTGTGACAAGACAGTGAGGGAACTGAAAGAGAAGTTTCTTAGAGCAAAAAATGTTCCTCTGCTCAGTAAAGTGGACGATATCCATGCTATCTGTGGCCTTCTCAAGGACTTTCTACGCAGCCTGAAAGAACCCCTTCTCACTTTCCGGTTAAACAAGACTTTTATGGAAGCTGCAG aaatCTTGGATGAGGACAACAGTGTTGCTGCTATGTACCAAGCAGTTGGTGAACTTCCTCAGGCCAATAGGGACACCCTAGCTTTCCTCATGATCCACCTGCAGAG ggTGGCTCAGAGCCCGGAGACTAAAATGGACATTACCAACTTGGCCAAAGTCTTTGGCCCCACAATAGTTGCCCATGCGGTACCTGATCCTGACCCGATGACACTCTTGCAAGACACTAAGCGACAGCCTAAG GTAGTGGAGcgacttctgctgctgcctatGGACTACTGGAGCCAGTTGATGATGGTGGACCAAGAAAACATTGACCCAGCGCACGTAATTGAGAACATCAATGCCTATGCCACTCCACAGACACCAGATGTTAAAG TGAGCATGCTTGGACCTCTCACCACTCCAGAACAGCAGCTCTCCAAGACGCCGTCATCTAGCTCCCTGTCCCAGAGGGTCCGTTCTACCTTCAGCAAAACCACCCCCAA ATTTGGGAGCAAAAGCAAGTCAACAACCCAGCTTGGGCATCAGGGCAACTTCTTTGCCTCTCCTATGCTGAAATGA